A genomic window from Anopheles ziemanni chromosome X, idAnoZiCoDA_A2_x.2, whole genome shotgun sequence includes:
- the LOC131291190 gene encoding sodium- and chloride-dependent GABA transporter 1-like: MKPKSKGVFFFNIVQWTPIKYLGYSYPLWAHAFGWFTALSSMLCIPGYMIWLWRNTPGDRANKIRLIVRIEDSVSQLRERMRADAEKGMEL; the protein is encoded by the exons ATGAAACCGAAGTCCAAA ggtgttttcttcttcaacattGTGCAATGGACGCCCATCAAGTACCTCGGCTACTCGTACCCGCTGTGGGCCCACGCGTTCGGCTGGTTCACCGCCCTGTCGTCGATGCTGTGCATTCCCGGCTACATGATTTGGCTGTGGAGAAACACACCCGGAGACCGTGCCAAT AAAATCCGGCTGATCGTTCGAATCGAGGACAGCGTCAGCCAGCTCCGGGAGAGAATGCGTGCCGACGCCGAGAAGGGCATGGAGCTGTAA
- the LOC131291188 gene encoding rho guanine nucleotide exchange factor 10-like protein, translating to MAHRANNNGRAEREANEPRGPSALTRFLSFRLSPASVFRRSRIRGGSLPGNQSPENQEVSPPQGTNNRPAAIKLKPLPEPTNDHRGARWAVFNNFITYESNYMETLQFLTLDCYNELIKNDNTLHRSKTAEIFAYLPQIRKLHEHFQEWVATSADCWHVREISGWFFGAMLEQPALLMTYTMFVANYKRAVGVLKRELARNRTFRNFVESRLIQANQRQHSLESFLMRPIQRMIHFELQILDMMQQTPKGHPDMPLLEMCKRRVQYIVSQLDALEGHTGSLEGVLKSTFPGRFPSAPYACCWPETQVLRCENLHQTSTSRGGATVETILPLYLMTDRVLLTVVSDSTRAGRFEGKLNLKWMLPLQEIDFQTVFYSCADPPEPYMEMLHLMLDFATMSEIDTLVGGLHNSFDELSPVRVTGILDSFGAAIQKLNDDARKAEESFNSCELVLRTKKDGYYSGRGRKYRLQFEDGSAKRRWFEHARLAQRAMASSLHSSAWWVGQDQLFATSEPVFLGKFSPMFHEETSKITCGCYYEPNLSAPLYARLPLSDWLRHQNTLWLCSFEGVNTVVALYTHDVIANVLRPRTMFTLPDVLVESIVHVPIGMVEADDDSTIDTVWLGMQDQLILYSATYPLIDEPLLTVPIRGYPQHMLYVQGRVYVGLDDGKLLVFRIVAEVWNVDSPVVVHVSDAPISALLSIEDDVYVAAGFTVTVIDGRTDRVVNVLYPDDPESPQKPRPIVRMAHSVNGLWLVRCSSSIVSLYRPPPWMHQEGLDVGKHVKRAMPHVSMLYFRGGISITALQLVDDSLWIGTNGGVTLMVVLPARSNVPLVEDFVYAAKHGHMQSVSFLLPLLPASNNDVGDGNNYGAASDFPPDDEDSTSSYATAQAEVDTDSSDSGFGRSHTYTGTIPKQPRAPPELERKHPSPQSPGPSKPNVRRTPNWPAPFADSSSRAPATPGEGPATALIIVGGEGYANWYDWEQMTAGRTMYNSFEDMEQELMDDTFPSAQALLWEKRLNRPANRSETP from the exons ATGGCGCACAGGGCCAACAACAACGGCAGGGCGGAGCGGGAAGCGAACGAACCCAGAGGTCCATCGGCGCTGACCCGGTTCCTTTCGTTTCGCCTTTCGCCGGCGTCCGTGTTCCGGCGATCGCGCATCCGTGGAGGTTCGTTGCCGGGGAACCAATCTCCCGAGAACCAGGAGGTGTCCCCGCCGCAGGGCACCAATAACCGGCCAGCTGCCATCAAACTGAAGCCTTTGCCGGAGCCAACCAACGATCACCGAGGAGCGCGCTGGGCCGTCTTTAACAACTTCATAACGTACGAAAGTAACTACATGGAGACGCTGCAGTTCCTCACCTTG GACTGCTATAACGAGCTGATAAAGAATGACAACACCCTACACCGCTCGAAGACGGCGGAGATATTCGCCTACCTGCCGCAGATCCGCAAGCTGCACGAGCACTTCCAGGAGTGGGTAGCCACGAGTGCCGACTGCTGGCACGTGAGGGAGATATCCGGGTGGTTCTTTGGCGCGATGCTGGAGCAGCCGGCCCTGCTGATGACGTACACGATGTTTGTGGCCAACTACAAGCGTGCGGTGGGCGTGCTGAAGCGGGAGCTGGCGCGCAACCGGACGTTCCGGAACTTCGTCGAGTCGCGGTTGATTCAGGCGAACCAGCGGCAGCACTCGCTCGAGTCGTTCCTGATGCGCCCGATCCAGCGTATGATACACTTCGAGCTGCAGATCCTGGACATGATGCAGCAGACGCCGAAGGGCCATCCCGATATGCCCCTGCTGGAGATGTGCAAGCGGCGCGTGCAGTACATCGTGTCCCAGCTGGACGCGCTGGAGGGTCACACCGGGTCGCTGGAGGGCGTACTGAAGAGCACGTTCCCGGGGCGGTTTCCCTCCGCGCCGTACGCCTGCTGCTGGCCCGAGACCCAGGTGCTGCGGTGCGAGAACCTACACCAGACGTCCACCAGCCGTGGGGGTGCGACAGTGGAAACCATCCTCCCGCTCTACCTGATGACCGACCGGGTCCTGCTCACCGTAGTCAGCGACAGTACGCGAGCCGGTCGCTTCGAGGGCAAGCTGAACCTCAAGTGGATGCTGCCGCTGCAGGAGATCGACTTTCAGACCGTCTTCTACTCCTGTGCGGACCCTCCCGAACCGTACATGGAGATGCTGCACCTGATGCTCGACTTTGCAACGATGTCCGAGATTGACACGCTCGTCGGCGGACTCCACAACTCCTTCGACGAGCTCAGTCCGGTCAGGGTCACAGGCATCCTGGACTCGTTCGGTGCGGCGATTCAG AAATTGAACGACGACGCCAGGAAGGCCGAGGAGTCGTTCAACTCGTGCGAGCTGGTGTTGCGGACGAAGAAGGACGGTTACTACAGCGGCAGGGGGCGGAAGTACCGGCTGCAGTTCGAGGACGGCTCGGCGAAGCGGCGCTGGTTCGAGCACGCCCGGTTGGCGCAGCGGGCGATGGCGAGCTCCCTGCACTCCTCGGCCTGGTGGGTCGGACAGGACCAGCTGTTCGCCACATCCGAGCCGGTGTTTCTGGGCAAGTTCTCGCCGATGTTCCACGAAGAAACGTCCAAG ATCACCTGCGGGTGCTACTACGAGCCCAACCTTTCGGCACCGTTGTACGCCCGGCTGCCGCTGAGCGATTGGCTGCGTCACCAGAACACCCTGTGGCTGTGTTCGTTCGAGGGCGTTAACACCGTCGTGGCGTTGTACACGCACGACGTAATCGCGAACGTTCTGCGCCCACGAACGATGTTCACGCTCCCGGACGTCCTGGTGGAGAGCATCGTGCACGTACCGATCGGTATGGTGGAGGCGGACGACGACTCGACGATCGACACCGTGTGGCTTGGCATGCAGGATCAGCTGATCCTCTACTCGGCCACCTATCCGCTGATCGACGAACCGCTGCTGACCGTCCCTATCAGGGGCTACCCTCAGCATATGCTGTACGTGCAGGGTCGCGTGTACGTCGGGCTGGACGACGGCAAGCTGCTGGTGTTCCGCATTGTGGCAGAGGTCTGGAACGTGGACAGTCCGGTCGTGGTTCACGTCTCCGATGCGCCCATCTCGGCCCTCCTCAGCATCGAGGATGACGTGTACGTTGCGGCCGGGTTCACGGTAACCGTGATCGATGGCCGAACGGACCGTGTCGTGAACGTGCTCTACCCTGACGACCCCGAAAGCCCGCAGAAGCCGAGACCGATCGTGCGGATGGCGCATTCGGTGAACGGGTTGTGGCTGGTTCGCTGCAGCTCGAGCATCGTCTCGCTGTATCGCCCCCCGCCCTGGATGCACCAGGAAGGGCTGGACGTTGGCAAGCACGTGAAGCGTGCGATGCCGCACGTCTCGATGCTGTACTTCCGCGGTGGGATCTCCATCACCGCCCTCCAGCTGGTCGACGACTCGCTGTGGATCGGTACGAACGGAGGCGTCACCCTCATGGTGGTTCTGCCGGCACGCAGCAACGTCCCGCTGGTGGAGGACTTTGTGTACGCAGCGAAACACGGCCATATGCAGAGTGTGTCCTTCCTGCTGCCACTGCTGCCCGCCTCCAACAACGATGTCGGCGACGGCAACAACTACGGCGCGGCGTCCGACTTTCCACCGGACGACGAAGACTCGACCTCCTCCTACGCCACGGCACAGGCCGAAGTGGACACCGATTCGTCGGACTCCGGATTCGGACGTTCGCACACCTACACCGGCACCATCCCGAAGCAACCGAGGGCCCCGCCCGAACTCGAGCGGAAGCACCCCAGCCCTCAGTCTCCGGGTCCGTCGAAACCGAACGTGCGCCGCACGCCGAACTGGCCGGCACCGTTCGCTGATAGCTCGTCGCGGGCTCCTGCAACTCCGGGTGAAGGTCCGGCCACGGCGCTGATCATCGTCGGAGGCGAAGGCTACGCCAACTGGTACGACTGGGAGCAGATGACGGCCGGACGCACGATGTACAACTCGTTCGAGGACATGGAGCAGGAGCTGATGGACGATACCTTTCCGTCCGCGCAGGCCCTGCTCTGGGAGAAACGCCTCAACCGACCGGCCAACAGGAGTGAAACACCTTAA